Proteins co-encoded in one candidate division KSB1 bacterium genomic window:
- a CDS encoding nucleotide exchange factor GrpE, translated as MAEQEEKQIETEIKNESINEPRAESEVQGSEVASGEDKVDYYDQWLRCRAEFINYRRRMEEQLEERRRQVARQIVADLLPVIDDFNIFFHHHEGETNSVIDGVRMIYQKMMSIMKDKGLKELDPVGEAFDPHFHEAVMMEESDQIPEGNIVRVWQKGYLLDDALLRPAKVITAKAKGAKEVQDG; from the coding sequence ATGGCGGAACAGGAAGAAAAGCAAATCGAAACCGAAATCAAGAACGAGTCGATCAATGAGCCCCGTGCCGAAAGTGAGGTGCAGGGTTCGGAAGTCGCTTCGGGAGAAGATAAAGTCGATTACTATGATCAATGGCTGCGCTGCCGTGCAGAGTTTATCAATTACCGGCGACGCATGGAAGAGCAATTGGAAGAGCGGCGTCGTCAGGTTGCTCGGCAGATTGTGGCCGATTTGCTGCCGGTTATTGATGATTTCAACATCTTTTTCCATCATCACGAGGGAGAAACCAACTCTGTAATTGACGGAGTGCGGATGATCTATCAAAAGATGATGTCCATCATGAAAGACAAGGGGCTGAAAGAGCTCGATCCTGTAGGTGAAGCGTTTGACCCCCACTTTCATGAAGCGGTGATGATGGAAGAGAGCGATCAAATACCGGAAGGTAATATAGTCAGGGTTTGGCAGAAGGGATATTTATTAGACGATGCTCTTTTGCGTCCGGCAAAAGTGATTACCGCTAAAGCCAAGGGTGCCAAAGAGGTGCAAGATGGTTGA
- a CDS encoding zinc metallopeptidase, with translation MFLPMDATMIILIPAFILSLYAQYAVRSAYAKWSRVPSSSGMTGAQAAKNLLLRNGISDVEVEPVAGTLTDHYDPRAKKLRLSSENYSGTSLASIAVAAHETGHAIQHATSYAPLGFRNAIFPLANFGSTWGIWLFFIGLFVSAFRVLMDIGILLFGGAVLFQVITLPVEFNASRRALVQLAGNGYLKQHEIEGARQVLKAAALTYVAAAAMAILQLIRLLMIRGRND, from the coding sequence ATGTTTCTGCCTATGGATGCAACGATGATCATATTGATACCGGCATTTATTTTGAGCTTGTATGCCCAGTATGCTGTGCGAAGTGCTTATGCAAAATGGAGTCGTGTGCCCTCCTCGAGCGGAATGACCGGGGCTCAGGCGGCTAAAAATCTGCTGCTGCGCAACGGCATCAGCGACGTCGAGGTGGAACCGGTGGCAGGAACCTTGACCGACCACTATGACCCGCGCGCGAAAAAACTGCGCCTGTCGAGCGAAAACTATAGCGGGACTTCGCTGGCTTCGATTGCCGTCGCAGCACATGAAACGGGGCATGCCATTCAACACGCGACCTCTTATGCACCCTTGGGTTTTCGCAATGCCATTTTTCCTTTGGCCAATTTCGGCTCGACCTGGGGCATTTGGCTGTTTTTCATCGGCTTGTTTGTTTCTGCATTCCGTGTGTTGATGGATATCGGCATTCTCCTTTTCGGCGGCGCCGTTCTCTTTCAGGTCATCACCCTGCCGGTTGAGTTCAATGCCAGCCGTCGGGCTCTCGTACAGCTCGCCGGCAACGGCTATCTGAAGCAGCACGAGATCGAAGGCGCACGGCAGGTGCTCAAGGCCGCCGCACTCACTTATGTTGCCGCCGCCGCCATGGCGATTCTTCAGCTGATCCGTCTCTTGATGATTCGGGGGCGAAACGACTGA
- a CDS encoding DUF2914 domain-containing protein — translation MSHDEKPAKSSSRSRSIVWFFELILLIVGFIFVYRHLKDEETPATQTAAKTNSATVADSPYQKEAGAAALSFRSAVVCIDIDEEMLKPLLAKGVFSKYIDYLYCFAEFAPPAPQEVVFYWKHRDVTIAQLKAKVQGGRRPVAWTRLNMSPEKTGIWQVDIRTTRGDYLGSAEFILK, via the coding sequence ATGAGTCACGATGAAAAGCCGGCAAAAAGCAGCAGCCGCAGCCGCAGCATTGTCTGGTTCTTTGAGCTGATTCTGTTGATTGTCGGATTTATCTTCGTCTACCGCCATCTCAAGGATGAGGAAACTCCGGCAACCCAAACGGCGGCAAAGACCAATTCGGCAACGGTTGCCGATTCGCCGTACCAAAAAGAAGCCGGTGCGGCAGCGCTTTCTTTTCGTTCTGCCGTGGTGTGCATCGACATTGACGAAGAAATGCTTAAACCGCTGTTGGCCAAAGGCGTCTTTAGTAAATATATTGACTATCTCTACTGCTTTGCCGAGTTCGCCCCGCCTGCTCCGCAGGAAGTGGTTTTTTATTGGAAACATCGCGACGTTACCATCGCGCAGCTGAAGGCAAAAGTGCAGGGGGGGCGTCGTCCGGTTGCCTGGACGCGGCTGAATATGTCACCGGAAAAAACCGGCATTTGGCAAGTCGATATTCGAACAACACGCGGTGACTATTTGGGTTCTGCAGAGTTTATTTTAAAGTGA
- a CDS encoding ATP-binding protein, whose product MKSKLSENNGSLLLKLPAGGDADLCSELKGAFSAFEKSSRQTLVVDFAAIKSLSTEMIVLLLEMTARARRNAGDVKVINLRPSALEDLLTFNPKRYLSVTVMGEEETAPDTVDDAARDDSFHSLRRIELPYDEKAIYLATDLATAEAKRIGFSENEISRIKIAVYEACLNAVQHTRTARMQQLIVVEVETFADRLVVRVIDYGRGFKVQHMQDFDLSAAAQKGTGGGMGLHIIRRAMDEIDYQIDPINGNTLTMTKYLNKPMTKRALVRSDQ is encoded by the coding sequence ATGAAGTCGAAATTGTCCGAAAATAACGGATCGCTTTTACTTAAATTGCCTGCCGGCGGTGATGCAGATCTATGCAGCGAATTAAAAGGCGCTTTCTCTGCATTTGAAAAATCCTCGCGGCAAACTTTGGTGGTGGATTTCGCCGCCATCAAATCGCTTTCCACCGAGATGATTGTCTTGCTGCTCGAAATGACGGCAAGAGCGCGGCGGAATGCGGGTGACGTCAAGGTGATCAATCTGCGGCCTTCCGCGTTGGAGGATCTGCTGACTTTTAATCCGAAACGATACTTGTCCGTCACTGTAATGGGGGAAGAAGAAACGGCGCCCGATACGGTCGATGATGCCGCTCGTGATGATTCGTTTCACAGCCTCCGGCGGATCGAGTTGCCGTATGATGAGAAAGCGATCTATTTGGCGACAGATTTAGCGACGGCGGAAGCAAAGCGCATCGGCTTTTCAGAAAACGAGATCAGCCGCATCAAGATTGCCGTTTATGAGGCTTGCCTCAATGCCGTTCAACATACGCGGACGGCGCGAATGCAACAGCTGATCGTTGTCGAGGTGGAGACTTTTGCCGATCGGTTGGTTGTACGCGTCATTGATTATGGGCGCGGCTTTAAGGTGCAACATATGCAGGATTTCGATTTGTCGGCTGCGGCGCAAAAAGGGACCGGCGGGGGAATGGGGTTGCATATTATTCGTCGCGCCATGGACGAGATCGACTATCAGATCGATCCGATCAACGGCAACACTTTAACCATGACCAAGTACCTTAACAAACCTATGACGAAGCGGGCTTTGGTGCGGAGCGATCAATGA
- a CDS encoding long-chain fatty acid--CoA ligase, with product MKFFVKIINRIRRLIPEQIALPLKNTRSENPYESKPWLRFYDHGVPAELKFPPQNLYELFATAAEEHRSETALIYFGKKITFRRLQQYIDHFARALQEEGVRKGDRVALILPNIPQFLIAYWATLRIGAVVTPLNPLCSSAELEFLIASCRPFVIITFAQLHRRLEGAFERHKGKVVFTSLSEFMPTGPRFFFWFRAAVSRTAAKSLPASLAFRQMLKSPPTPSPVTVSPDDPAVMLFTGGVTGKPKAVLLLHRNLVANVRQTQAWLGMRSGREVIMGVLPFFHSYGMTACHHLAMTTGSALVLEPRFKAARVLRLLQKRQPTIFAGVPTMFRALLDELGSRKVKGRLSCTCVSGGAPLPIELKAAFESTTGCRLIEGYGLTEASPITHCNPVNGEDRPGSIGLPLPGTEARIVDIKTRRPVPVGEIGELQVRGPQVMAGYYENEAETAQVLDSEGWLCTGDLAKMDESGFFYIVERKKDLILVGGLNVYPSEVEAVINSHPDIEESAVVGVPDDYYGETIRAYIKCRAKKAVDTEALLKFCREKLAAYKLPRSVVFVDALPKNFVGKVVRRKLAGEAKNRHKS from the coding sequence ATGAAATTTTTTGTAAAAATAATAAACCGCATTCGACGATTGATTCCGGAACAAATTGCCTTGCCGTTAAAGAATACGCGCTCGGAAAATCCGTACGAGAGCAAACCGTGGCTTCGTTTCTACGACCATGGCGTACCCGCTGAATTGAAATTTCCGCCGCAAAATCTGTATGAGCTTTTCGCAACCGCGGCGGAGGAGCATCGCAGCGAGACGGCATTGATTTATTTCGGCAAAAAAATCACTTTTAGACGGCTCCAGCAATATATTGACCATTTCGCCCGTGCGCTTCAGGAAGAGGGTGTTCGCAAAGGGGATCGCGTCGCTCTGATTTTGCCGAACATTCCGCAGTTCTTGATCGCCTATTGGGCAACGCTGCGCATCGGCGCCGTGGTGACGCCGCTCAATCCGCTCTGTTCTTCTGCCGAATTGGAATTTCTGATTGCTTCCTGTCGGCCTTTTGTGATCATTACTTTTGCTCAGCTTCATCGTCGCTTGGAGGGGGCGTTCGAACGGCATAAGGGTAAAGTCGTCTTCACCTCTTTGAGCGAATTCATGCCGACTGGGCCGCGCTTTTTCTTTTGGTTCCGCGCTGCCGTTTCCCGCACCGCGGCCAAGAGCCTTCCTGCCAGTCTTGCATTTCGACAAATGCTCAAGAGTCCTCCTACTCCTTCACCGGTCACCGTTTCGCCGGACGATCCGGCGGTCATGCTTTTTACCGGAGGTGTAACCGGTAAGCCGAAGGCGGTTTTGTTGCTGCATCGAAATTTGGTCGCCAATGTTCGCCAGACGCAAGCCTGGCTCGGAATGCGCAGCGGACGAGAAGTCATTATGGGAGTTTTGCCCTTTTTTCACAGCTACGGCATGACCGCCTGCCATCACTTGGCGATGACGACGGGTTCGGCTCTGGTGCTGGAGCCGCGGTTCAAAGCCGCGCGAGTCCTGCGCCTTTTGCAGAAGCGTCAACCGACGATTTTTGCCGGAGTGCCCACTATGTTCCGGGCTTTGTTGGATGAGTTGGGTTCGCGAAAGGTAAAGGGGCGCCTTTCCTGCACTTGCGTGAGCGGAGGAGCCCCCCTTCCGATTGAACTGAAAGCGGCCTTTGAGTCGACCACCGGCTGCAGATTGATCGAAGGTTACGGATTGACTGAAGCCTCGCCCATAACGCACTGCAATCCGGTAAACGGCGAGGATCGGCCCGGCAGCATCGGATTGCCTTTGCCCGGAACCGAAGCCCGCATCGTCGACATCAAGACGCGCCGACCGGTTCCGGTGGGAGAAATCGGCGAGCTGCAGGTACGCGGGCCGCAGGTAATGGCCGGTTATTATGAAAATGAGGCTGAAACAGCTCAGGTGCTCGATTCCGAAGGTTGGCTTTGCACCGGCGATTTAGCCAAGATGGATGAGTCGGGATTTTTCTATATTGTTGAACGAAAAAAGGATCTCATTCTGGTCGGCGGTCTGAACGTCTATCCCTCAGAAGTAGAGGCGGTAATCAATAGTCACCCGGACATCGAGGAGAGCGCCGTGGTCGGTGTTCCGGATGATTATTACGGGGAAACGATTCGCGCTTATATCAAGTGTCGCGCTAAAAAAGCCGTTGACACCGAGGCGCTTCTCAAATTCTGCCGAGAAAAACTGGCTGCTTATAAACTACCGCGCAGCGTGGTCTTTGTCGATGCGTTGCCGAAAAACTTTGTCGGCAAAGTGGTTCGTCGCAAACTGGCGGGTGAAGCAAAAAATCGGCATAAAAGTTGA
- a CDS encoding 4Fe-4S binding protein: MSLLRPKRIDFHRRINLAGFRRLSQVAFFLLFLFFFFNLRDFRLNVPSDAFLLVSPLQTLTLLLSTGAFELASLAAAALLLLTFFFGRFFCGWICPLGSCIDLADRFTAKRRSLHKSFRSLKYGLLIAILVSALLSANLAGIFDPLSLMTRSLTTVMLPLFSALLFGAHHLTMRWEAAQEISSSVITALQKTVLPLQQPYFTDSFLILLLFVAILSAGLYSRRFWCRSVCPLGGLLALAARSRRVTLQIKDDCRACGLCVDCRMGAVDPSWETDPAECILCGECLQDCPDRARQLTLGGISRPQPIDLSRRGVLFSIGLGGAAALFLQARRVFAAPTTPIRPPGAVAEKEFLQTCLRCLACVKACNTAGGCLQPLQFEAGLEALWTPAARFQNGYCEYTCTLCGEVCPSGAIKPMTPEAKQSVRIGLAVFDRNRCIPWRQGVECLVCEEHCPVPEKAIRFTETTIMENGKSRCVRLPYVVSELCIGCGICEFKCPLKGEPGIRVFPNYGAA, translated from the coding sequence ATGAGCTTGTTGCGTCCAAAAAGAATTGATTTTCACCGCCGAATCAATCTTGCCGGCTTCAGGCGCCTTTCGCAGGTTGCATTTTTTCTGCTCTTTCTTTTTTTCTTTTTTAACCTGCGCGACTTTCGCCTCAATGTTCCGTCCGACGCTTTTTTGCTCGTCAGCCCGCTGCAGACGCTGACGCTGCTTTTGAGCACCGGTGCTTTCGAGCTTGCCTCGCTGGCCGCCGCGGCGCTTTTGCTGTTAACTTTTTTCTTTGGGCGATTCTTTTGCGGCTGGATTTGTCCCCTTGGTTCCTGTATCGATCTGGCCGATCGTTTTACGGCTAAACGTCGCAGCCTACACAAAAGCTTTCGCAGTTTAAAATACGGTTTGCTGATCGCCATACTCGTCTCCGCTTTGCTTTCTGCCAATCTGGCCGGAATTTTCGACCCGCTTTCTCTGATGACGCGCAGTCTGACGACTGTGATGCTTCCGTTGTTTTCGGCGCTTCTTTTCGGTGCGCATCACCTGACCATGAGATGGGAGGCGGCGCAAGAAATCTCTTCATCCGTCATCACGGCACTGCAAAAGACGGTGTTGCCTTTGCAGCAGCCGTACTTTACCGACTCGTTTCTCATTCTGCTCTTGTTCGTCGCCATACTCTCCGCAGGATTGTATTCCCGTCGCTTTTGGTGCCGATCCGTATGCCCTTTGGGCGGTTTGTTGGCGTTGGCGGCGCGCTCCCGCCGCGTAACTTTGCAGATAAAGGACGACTGCCGCGCCTGCGGCTTGTGCGTCGATTGCCGGATGGGCGCAGTGGATCCATCTTGGGAAACCGATCCGGCGGAGTGCATTCTTTGCGGCGAATGTTTGCAAGATTGTCCCGATCGCGCCCGACAACTGACTCTTGGAGGGATCTCTCGGCCGCAGCCGATCGATTTATCGCGTCGCGGTGTGCTCTTTTCTATAGGTCTCGGAGGTGCGGCAGCCTTGTTTTTGCAGGCGCGCCGGGTTTTTGCGGCGCCAACAACGCCCATTCGACCGCCTGGTGCGGTCGCCGAAAAAGAGTTTCTGCAGACCTGCCTTCGCTGCTTGGCCTGCGTCAAAGCTTGTAACACTGCAGGCGGATGCCTCCAGCCGCTTCAGTTCGAGGCTGGGCTCGAAGCGCTGTGGACGCCCGCCGCCCGCTTTCAGAACGGCTATTGCGAATACACCTGTACGCTGTGCGGCGAGGTGTGCCCGAGCGGAGCCATCAAACCCATGACACCCGAAGCAAAGCAGTCTGTTCGTATCGGCCTGGCGGTTTTCGATCGGAATCGCTGCATCCCCTGGCGGCAGGGGGTTGAGTGCCTTGTTTGCGAAGAGCATTGTCCCGTACCGGAAAAAGCCATTCGGTTCACGGAAACAACGATTATGGAAAACGGAAAATCGCGTTGCGTTAGACTGCCGTACGTGGTTTCGGAGCTTTGCATCGGCTGCGGCATTTGTGAATTCAAATGTCCTCTTAAGGGGGAGCCGGGAATAAGGGTGTTTCCAAATTATGGTGCTGCATAA
- a CDS encoding DUF362 domain-containing protein — translation MLLSRRSFLEHAAACCWLFGGAPLSGAGKTAQAALMTAAAVRNGEPAQLVAAAIEALGGMSRFVSKGDRVLLKPNIGWDRIPEQGATTNPQLVASVVRLCLEAGAKSVKVADRPCNNALRCYRRSGIETAVKKEGAEVRFLNDASLVMTPFPQGRAVKEWPIYREAYECDVLINLPIAKVHSMSGVTLGMKNLMGLLGGDRGLFHVDFAEKIVDLCFVLRPTLTIIDGWRVLLRNGPTGGSPDDTALRRTVIASTDIVAADALGAELLGFSPNDVPHIRRAYERGLGEMNRQNIVLKEIDLGQ, via the coding sequence ATGCTTCTATCACGTCGTTCCTTTTTAGAGCACGCCGCGGCGTGTTGTTGGCTTTTCGGCGGCGCTCCGCTTTCAGGGGCGGGGAAAACGGCCCAAGCTGCTCTGATGACTGCCGCGGCAGTGAGAAACGGTGAACCGGCGCAACTTGTTGCTGCGGCGATCGAGGCGTTGGGGGGGATGAGCCGTTTTGTATCTAAAGGAGATCGGGTCTTGCTCAAGCCGAACATCGGCTGGGATCGGATACCCGAGCAGGGGGCCACTACCAATCCGCAGCTTGTCGCCTCAGTGGTCCGACTTTGCCTGGAAGCCGGCGCCAAAAGCGTCAAAGTTGCGGATCGGCCCTGCAACAATGCCCTGCGCTGCTATCGCCGCAGCGGCATCGAAACGGCGGTCAAGAAGGAGGGCGCCGAAGTCCGCTTCCTCAACGACGCCTCATTGGTCATGACTCCTTTTCCCCAAGGTCGGGCTGTGAAAGAGTGGCCGATCTACCGCGAAGCCTATGAATGCGACGTGCTCATCAATCTGCCGATAGCCAAAGTTCACTCAATGTCCGGCGTGACCCTCGGGATGAAAAACCTCATGGGACTGTTGGGCGGCGATCGGGGGCTGTTTCATGTCGATTTTGCAGAAAAGATCGTCGATCTTTGTTTTGTCCTTCGTCCCACGCTGACGATCATCGACGGCTGGCGCGTGCTGCTGCGCAACGGTCCAACAGGCGGCAGTCCCGATGACACAGCCCTCCGACGCACGGTCATCGCATCGACCGATATAGTCGCAGCCGATGCGCTCGGCGCCGAATTGCTGGGCTTTTCCCCGAACGATGTGCCGCACATCCGACGCGCCTACGAGCGCGGATTGGGCGAAATGAATCGGCAAAACATCGTTCTCAAAGAAATTGATCTCGGTCAATGA
- a CDS encoding tetratricopeptide repeat protein — protein MSFNAAAKVVLIVTLLFSIVAYSQTTEQRKAEYDAKMLQLRELNAKMGAQGITPEEYDKLKKQYDALQAEISKLSELLNADKEFVERMNAAKKAYNEGNTYYKQGQYEAAVQSYDKAISIDAKNSDYFYGKGLALAKLRKYNEALDAYKKAAELDPSDGTIWNAIGKVYDEQNNYKEAINAYARAVELNPQREVFAYNLGVAYSKANDSKNAIKYFTMATQLKQNYFQAYNALGEEYVKEGKLDNAIQAFEMAVEYKPDFDEAWWRLAAAHNKAGNYKEALEAAQKCIAIGKRFKGAGNFEAGYAAKNLGNKDQALKFFEAATADRNWRNNAQYEIDLLKKGQ, from the coding sequence ATGAGTTTTAACGCAGCCGCAAAAGTCGTTTTGATCGTCACCTTATTGTTCAGCATCGTTGCTTATTCGCAGACCACGGAGCAACGCAAGGCCGAGTATGACGCTAAAATGCTCCAATTGAGGGAGCTCAATGCCAAAATGGGCGCTCAGGGGATCACGCCCGAGGAATACGATAAGCTGAAAAAGCAATATGACGCTCTGCAGGCTGAAATCAGCAAACTGAGTGAACTGCTGAACGCCGATAAAGAATTTGTCGAACGGATGAACGCGGCGAAAAAGGCCTACAACGAAGGCAACACCTACTATAAGCAGGGCCAGTATGAAGCCGCGGTGCAGTCTTATGACAAAGCCATTAGTATCGACGCGAAAAACTCGGATTATTTTTACGGCAAAGGATTGGCGCTTGCCAAGTTGCGGAAATACAACGAAGCTTTGGATGCCTATAAAAAAGCTGCCGAGCTCGATCCTTCAGACGGAACCATTTGGAACGCCATTGGAAAAGTGTATGATGAGCAGAATAACTATAAAGAAGCCATCAATGCTTATGCCAGGGCCGTGGAATTGAATCCCCAGCGCGAGGTCTTTGCCTACAATTTGGGCGTCGCCTACAGCAAGGCCAACGACAGCAAGAATGCCATCAAGTACTTTACCATGGCCACGCAGTTGAAGCAAAATTATTTTCAGGCTTATAATGCGTTGGGCGAAGAGTATGTGAAAGAGGGCAAACTGGACAATGCCATCCAGGCTTTTGAGATGGCTGTAGAGTACAAGCCGGATTTCGATGAAGCTTGGTGGCGTTTGGCCGCGGCGCACAACAAGGCCGGAAACTATAAAGAAGCTTTAGAAGCCGCCCAAAAATGCATTGCCATCGGCAAGCGCTTCAAAGGCGCCGGTAATTTCGAGGCGGGATATGCCGCCAAGAATTTGGGTAACAAAGATCAGGCCTTGAAATTTTTTGAGGCGGCAACGGCCGATCGCAACTGGCGCAACAATGCACAGTACGAAATCGATTTGTTGAAGAAAGGCCAATAA
- the secG gene encoding preprotein translocase subunit SecG, which translates to MLYGLLLALFILVALLMVFVILIQSGKGGGLAGIAGGSLGTVFGGRGSAPFLTKATAVLATLFMILALALGMMTKGVADKSTLMQRERERRAASPARTLPQVEIPSQSNAPSGN; encoded by the coding sequence ATGCTATACGGACTTTTATTGGCTCTATTTATTCTTGTTGCACTTTTAATGGTTTTTGTTATATTAATACAGTCCGGAAAAGGCGGCGGGCTGGCAGGTATCGCCGGCGGAAGTTTGGGTACCGTCTTTGGCGGTCGCGGCAGTGCACCTTTCTTGACCAAAGCTACCGCCGTACTGGCGACGCTTTTCATGATTCTGGCGTTGGCGCTCGGAATGATGACCAAAGGCGTGGCAGATAAAAGCACGTTGATGCAGCGGGAACGTGAGCGTCGCGCTGCTTCGCCTGCACGCACCCTGCCTCAGGTCGAAATACCGAGCCAGAGCAACGCTCCAAGCGGTAATTGA
- the tpiA gene encoding triose-phosphate isomerase has protein sequence MVQRKRIIAGNWKMNTDVSEAVALAEAVKQGYSRYEVDVVLCPPFPNLYAVYGVIKDSPIALGAQNLFWEDKGAYTGEVSANMLKSVGCQFVIIGHSERRQYFGETDETVNKKIKKALAVGLIPIVCVGELLSEREAGKTEAVVEKQVRGAFAGLTKEDANKVIIAYEPVWAIGTGKVATPQQAQEVHAFIRKLLSGLYDEDTAQTIRIQYGGSMNDENAGELLAQPDIDGGLVGGASLKAASFLGIINA, from the coding sequence ATGGTGCAGCGAAAGAGAATCATCGCCGGTAATTGGAAAATGAATACGGACGTTTCCGAGGCGGTCGCATTGGCGGAAGCGGTAAAGCAGGGTTATAGTCGATATGAAGTTGACGTGGTATTATGCCCGCCGTTTCCCAATTTATACGCCGTCTACGGTGTCATTAAAGACTCGCCGATCGCACTCGGGGCGCAAAACCTATTTTGGGAGGATAAAGGCGCATATACCGGCGAAGTATCGGCCAATATGCTGAAATCCGTCGGCTGTCAATTCGTCATTATTGGGCATTCGGAGAGACGGCAGTATTTCGGCGAGACGGATGAAACTGTCAATAAAAAGATCAAAAAAGCGTTGGCGGTCGGACTGATTCCTATCGTATGCGTCGGCGAGCTTTTATCGGAAAGAGAAGCCGGCAAAACGGAAGCCGTTGTTGAAAAGCAGGTTCGCGGAGCTTTTGCCGGTCTGACCAAGGAGGACGCGAATAAAGTAATCATTGCCTATGAACCGGTTTGGGCAATTGGAACAGGCAAAGTGGCAACGCCGCAGCAGGCGCAGGAGGTTCACGCGTTTATACGAAAGTTGCTGAGCGGTCTGTATGACGAAGATACGGCGCAGACGATCCGCATACAATACGGCGGCAGCATGAACGATGAGAATGCGGGCGAACTGTTGGCTCAGCCGGACATCGACGGCGGCTTGGTCGGAGGCGCCAGCCTAAAAGCCGCTTCCTTCCTTGGTATTATCAACGCTTGA
- the gap gene encoding type I glyceraldehyde-3-phosphate dehydrogenase, translated as MAIKIGINGYGRIGRLVLRAGINNPNVEFVGINDPFIDAPYMAYMTKYDSVHGRFKGTVTSEDNKLIVNGKPIQVFTEKEPSQIPWGQIGADYVIEASGAFTEIPKAEGHLKAGAKKVVITAPSKDAPMFVMGVNHTSYRKDMDIISNASCTTNCLAPLAKVVHDKFGILEGLMTTVHAVTATQKTVDGPSKKDWRGGRGAGFNIIPSSTGAAKAVGKVIPELNGKLTGMAFRVPTADVSVVDLTCRLAKPATYDEICQAMKEASEGSMKGIIAYVDEDVVSSDFIGESCTCIFDAKAGIQLSDTFVKLVAWYDNEWGYSCKVLDLVLYIASVK; from the coding sequence ATGGCAATCAAAATTGGAATTAATGGCTATGGTCGTATCGGTCGCCTGGTTTTGCGGGCGGGCATCAACAATCCTAATGTAGAGTTTGTGGGCATTAATGACCCCTTTATCGATGCTCCTTACATGGCGTACATGACCAAGTACGATTCCGTGCATGGCCGCTTTAAAGGAACCGTTACTTCCGAAGATAACAAGCTGATCGTCAACGGCAAGCCGATTCAAGTTTTTACCGAAAAAGAGCCGAGCCAGATTCCTTGGGGACAAATTGGCGCAGACTATGTGATCGAGGCTTCCGGCGCTTTTACCGAAATTCCCAAGGCCGAAGGGCATCTGAAAGCCGGAGCAAAGAAGGTCGTCATTACCGCGCCTTCCAAAGACGCGCCGATGTTCGTTATGGGCGTAAATCATACCTCCTATCGCAAAGACATGGACATTATTTCCAACGCTTCCTGCACCACCAACTGCCTGGCGCCGTTGGCAAAAGTGGTGCACGACAAGTTCGGTATTCTTGAAGGTTTGATGACTACTGTTCATGCCGTTACCGCGACGCAAAAGACGGTCGACGGTCCCTCTAAGAAGGACTGGCGCGGCGGCCGCGGCGCCGGCTTCAACATTATCCCCTCCAGCACCGGCGCTGCCAAGGCGGTCGGCAAAGTCATTCCGGAACTGAACGGCAAGTTGACCGGCATGGCCTTCCGTGTACCGACGGCGGACGTTTCCGTGGTCGACCTCACCTGCCGCTTGGCCAAGCCCGCCACCTATGATGAGATCTGCCAGGCCATGAAGGAGGCCTCTGAAGGCTCCATGAAAGGCATCATTGCCTACGTCGATGAAGACGTGGTTTCCAGCGACTTTATCGGCGAATCCTGCACCTGTATTTTCGACGCCAAAGCCGGCATTCAGCTTTCCGATACTTTTGTCAAGCTGGTTGCCTGGTATGATAATGAGTGGGGCTACTCCTGCAAAGTTCTTGATTTGGTACTTTATATCGCTTCAGTAAAATAA
- a CDS encoding ComF family protein, producing MSTAFFSYTPELQKIIHAFKYQGLSRLDAFFEKEILKRWASLTLEGDCLVPVPLHSARLRERGYNQSEVLAQLFSRQIGLPCAAGVLERVRYTEQQAKLNAEERRRNVQGAFLVRHPDSVRRRHIVLVDDVLTTGSTLNECSRVLKAAGAARIDVLTLARVE from the coding sequence TTGTCCACCGCTTTTTTTTCTTACACTCCTGAACTGCAAAAGATCATTCATGCTTTCAAATACCAAGGCCTATCACGGCTGGATGCTTTTTTCGAAAAAGAAATCCTAAAGCGCTGGGCAAGCCTTACTCTCGAAGGAGACTGCCTGGTTCCGGTTCCTCTGCATTCGGCGCGACTTCGGGAACGGGGCTATAATCAATCGGAGGTGTTGGCGCAATTGTTTTCACGGCAGATCGGCTTGCCCTGCGCCGCCGGTGTCCTTGAACGCGTTCGTTATACGGAGCAGCAGGCAAAATTAAATGCCGAAGAAAGGCGCAGGAATGTGCAGGGAGCATTTCTCGTCCGCCATCCTGACTCAGTGCGGCGTCGTCACATTGTTTTGGTGGATGACGTGCTCACAACCGGAAGCACTTTGAACGAATGCTCGCGCGTTCTTAAGGCCGCCGGCGCTGCGCGAATAGACGTGCTCACGCTGGCGCGCGTTGAATGA